A segment of the Odoribacter splanchnicus DSM 20712 genome:
CTTATCTCAACGGGGACAAGGTACGAAAAAAAGGCAGAAAGTAAAAAAGTAGCATGCAAAAAGTAAAAGACAAATGCTAAAAAGCGATCCGTAAAAGCAAGAAATCCATTTGCCGGCAGGCAAGAAATTGATTAGCTTTGCGACAATTATCAAAACAGTTTATAATCCAAATCCGGAACAGTCTATGAAGATATCCATAAGAACAGCTATGGCTTTGAAAACAAAAGCTTTGGCAGGAGAGTTATCCCTACTGTTTCTTTTAGGCGGATGTCATAAAAAAGTAAACTACTTTAACGGGGAGATCATAACCGTGAAAGATATTCCGGTAAGCGACACGCTGACCGGGGAACGGCTGCTGCTGGACAGTATCATTGCAAATGGAAGAGGTATATCGTTATCCGTTACCATTTTAATTCAGTCTATCGGGTCCCTGAGGCCATCGGACTTTATGAACTTTATAAATGCTAAGCGACATGAGCTATTTCACACCCTATAAAGAACATTACAAAGCCCTCATCCGTCTGGGTATCCCCATTGTCATCGGACAAATCGGTATTGTGGTGGTAGGCCTGGCCGATAATATGATGGTAGGACAATATGCCACTCTCGACCTGGCTGCAGCTTCATTTGTCAACAGTGCCTTCAATATCCCCATTCTTTTCGGTCTGGGTTTTTCTTATGGTCTTACTCCCCTGGTCGGACAATTTTTCGGCCGTCATGACAAATATCATGTCGGTCAACTGCTACGCAACAGTCTGTTGGTAAATCTCTTCATCGGCTTGCTCCTGACCCTGGCGATGACAGTGGTATGGTTCAATATCGACCGGCTAGGACAGCCTGAAGAATTACTCCCGTTGATCCGGCCTTATTTTCTTCTCCAGCTGGCTTCCCTGGTATTCGTCATGTTATTCAATTCTTTCAAGCAATTCGCCGACGGTATTACGGATACCAAAACGCCCATGTACATCATGATCTCCGCCAATCTGGTGAATATTGCCGGAAATTATATACTGATCTACGGAAAATTCGGACTACCGGCCCTGGGTGTCGTAGGAGCAGGCATTTCCACCTTAACGGCCCGTATCCTCATGTTTGCAGCTTTCGCCGTCTTATTTTACCGCAGCCTCCGTTACCGCCGCTATCTGGTCGGTTACAAACGGGGTAAATACAATTTCACCGATATCCTCTCACTCAATAAAATGGGCTGGATGGTCGGTTTACAGATGGGACTGGAAACTGCCCTGTTCAGTATTACGGGAATTATGATCGGTTGGCTGGGAAGCATTGCCCTGGCCGCCCATCAGGTGATGGTGGCTATCTCAACTTTAGGTTTTATGATCTATTACGGAGTCGGAGCAGCGGTATCTGTACGGGTGAGTAATTATTTCGGCCGTCAGGAGCTGCTCCATGTGCGCCGCACGACGATGGCAGGCTTCCACCTCATTCTTTGTCTCGCTGTCTGTGCCTGTACTGTGTTCTTATTTTCCCGGGAACTGATCGGATATCTATTCACCACCTCCGAAGAAGTCATCCGGGTCGTATCCACCCTGGTCTATATCCTGCTGGCCTACCAATTCGGGGATGCCCTTCAGATTACCTATGCCAATTCCCTCCGCGGTATCGGCGATGTGATCTCCATGGCTGTCATCTCCTTTATCGGTTACTTCCTGATCGCCATGCCCGTATGCTACATCTGCGGCTTTGTACTCGAGTGGGGCATCACAGGAATCTGGATCGGCTATCCGATAGGGCTTACCCTGACCGGAGTCATGCTTTGCGGGAGGTACTACTGGAAACTAAAAACTAAAACTCAGAGCAAAGAATTTTATTGATTTCCCGGTATCCTTTTTCCTTATCGGCAAAATGCACGGTATGGAAACCCAGTTGACGAGCCGCATCGACATTTTCCTTCAGGTCGTCGATAAAGAGCGTATCTTCGGGGTATGCCTGAAAACGGTCGATCAGGATCCGGTAAATCTCTTTTTCGGGTTTAATCAGTTTTTCGTGAGCCGAGATGATCTGGCCCTCGAAATACCGAAAGACCTCCCGTTCTTTCAGGTAGTCATAAAATTCCAGGGACATATTGGAAAGGCAGAATAAACGGTAACCTTTACCGGCCAACTCTTTAATCAGACATTGTGTTTGGGGAATATCCCGCAACGAATGTTTGATAAATTCGACAAAATCCCAACATTCGGCATAAGGACGTCCCGAAAAAACACTCATTTCCCGAACGATATTCACCTGATCGATCGTCCCCCGGTCGTAATCGGGCCAAAATTTCCGGAAAAACCCCCTTTCAAACAGACTCACCGGCATTGCACGATCACCGGTATATTCTTCCATCAAACGTTCGGGACTCCAATCGACCACAACTCCACCCAAATCAAAAACCACATTTTTCATATACTTGTCATTTTTCAATCATACCTATTTTCGATATCTAAAGTTACAAAACTTATACCAACTTATCCGCTCACTGAAAAATCTATCCGGCAAGTGGATTAAAAATCTACAATTACCCCGACAGAGGGTAAAACCGTTCCGCCCAATTCATTTTTTATGCTGCGCATCTGATAATAACCTTCCCGGTCAGGATCTTTGCGATAGCTTCCGTCGGGATTTTCGACAGGCACCAGCTCATCGGGACCTAAAGCTTTATAGTTATAGATATTCTGAATGTCCGCATAAAATATCAACGACCACTTTCGAAAGAAAAAACTCTTATCCACCCTGACATCCAGTTGATGGAAAGCCGGTAATCGCTGTGTATTGAAGCGCGAATAATCATAATAAGGCTGATGTTTGGCCTCCCAGGCTTCTATCCGTGCCGAAGTCTCCCGATCATAAGGCGTATAAGGCCCACCCGCCACATATCTCCATTTAAACCCCAAATCCCAACTTTTACCTATCCTACGGGTTGCTGTCAGAGAGAATATATGGCGGTTATCCCAACTACTGGGTATATAACGACGGGTATTCTGCAAATTTTCATCCAACTGTTTAAATTCGGAATAATACCAGGTATAAGCCAACGAAGCAACGACACCATAAAATTCCTGGGTTCTGAGCATCAATTCCAGCCCATAAGCTCTCCCTTCTCCGACGGGTCGAACCGCTTCGTCACCCACCGCCACATAGTCGGTACCTTTATTGGCCAAAGCAACCGAATCGGTCAGGGATACGGGATAATGATCGTAAGTCTTGTAAAAACCTTCCAGTGTAATCCGGGTAGTCGTTCCCGGACGATACTCAACTCCCAGTACATAATGATCGGCTCCGATATATCCGGTCTTATTCCGTTTATTCACCAGAACTCCCCCGGCGTCTGCAAAACCCAGCGTCGTATAGGCAGGCAACTGATAATACCGGCCGATATTGCCATTTAGCGACCAGCGTTCGTCGAATGCGTAAGAAAATGAGAAACGGGGCGATATTTGCCGGTAAAGAGCAGCTGTTTTACCGGTATAATTACATCCGTCCGCCCGGAGTCCCAGGGATAAAGCCAGCCGTTCGGAGAAAAAAGACCGGGACACCTGGCCGAAGACCGCCCATTTCCACATATTCAAAGCCCGGGAATAATACTGATCGATAGCTTCTCCCGCAGCGAACAGCCGCCGGGCCGTAGTATTGTCATAGTGGGCATATTCGATACCTGCCCCAACCTGAAGTTTAAACCCATTCGCTGCATAACGATGATGCTCGAAACGGAATTTATTTTCCGATTCTCCAGAGCGATAGTCGATTGTTTTGGGATTATGACGGTCATTGCCGGTGTATTTCTCGACCTTATTGTACAATCCACTCCGGCTTAGGACGAAAAAGTGATACCAGTTATTGCCGTAATGCTTAAAGGTCGTTCCCAAAGTATAACTCCATTGCCGGCTTTCCGGCAACCAATCGAGCAAATATTTCTGATGATCGTCGGGATTCTTCAGGTCGGTATTCAGACGGTTGATATCGTATCCGCCAATACCGAGCAAAGTCCATTCATTCCGGGCATTCAAACGGGTGACCGTCTTGAATTGCATATCATTATACACCGGAAGAAAAGGCAAACCGATGATACCGAACAACATCTTCAGATAACTTCGCCGGGCCGAAACAATAAAAGTAGTCTTTGGAGCCAACGGACCGTCCAAAGACAGGCCGTAATCGGTAGCACCGAAAGTAACCCGCGTCTTCACCCGGTCGGGATTTCCCTCGATCTGTCGAAATTCGAGCATAGAACTCATCATATTACCATAAGAAGCCGGGAAGGCACCGGAAAAGAAATTTACCTCTTTGACAAAATCGATATTCACAATACTGACTACCCCACCGGAAGCCCCCTGAGTAGCGAAATGATTTAAGATGGGCAATTCAACTCCGTCCAGATAAAACCGGTTTTCAGCAGGCCCACCACCCCGGACTACAAAATCATTCCGGAATGCAGGCGAAGACAATACCCCCGGCATGGATTGTACTACTTTGGAAATATCCCGGTTGCCTCCGGGATTTTTTTCAATCTCCGCAATTCCTATCCGCTGAATGGAAACCGGAGTTTCTACTGTTTTACGGTAAGGACTGGCTTTGACTACGACTTGTTCCAAAGTAGTCGATGCAGGTTCCAAACCGATATTTTCCGTTCTCTCTCCGGCAGTACCCAACAGAAACCCTACTGTCACCAAAGTCTGATAACCGATACTACTCACCTCCAAGCGGACAAGTCCCGGAGGAACATTTTCCAACCGGAATCTTCCCTCCTCATCCGTCGCTCCCCCCAGAGTCGTCCCATAAACTACGACATTTGCAAATGGGATCGCCTCATTGCTCGCCAAATCGAAGACTCGTCCTTTAACGACACCTTTATTTTGTGCCTGGACAGCTGGTCCGATACCCAGACAAAATAAAAATAATACGATCCAATATCTCATCTCTAAAATATCTTACTATTTATAAACTCTTCTCCCGACGGGTCGGCAAATGTACACAAACGAATCGTCATCTGACAAAAAATCCCCCATCGATTACCGGTCAATGAGGAATTTTTCAAGAAAATATGAGTATTGAACATTAAGAATATATCCTTTATACGAGCAACTTAGCAAAAAGATTCAAAAAAAATTCTACTTTTCTTTGGAGGTTATATGAAAATATCTACCTTTGCACCCGAGTTCTTTGCCCAGGTGGCGGAATTGGTAGACGCGCTGGACTCAAAATCCAGTGTCCTCAACAGACGTGCGGGTTCGATTCCCGCCCTGGGTACAAATTGAAAATCAAGGAGTTAGATGAAAATCTAACTCTTTTTTTGTAACCCATGGGACCGGGGCATGGGGTTTCTTGAGGACTGGTACTATCTTAGAAAAAGTTTACTGATCACCTATCTTACAATTTATTCCTGGAAAATTTCAGCCCTCACGCGGCTGAGGGTTTCGGGAGTCATCAACAGATAAGAAGCGATATGGCTGATAGGGGCTCTTTTGGCTGCTTCGGGAAAATCTTTTAGAAAACGTTTATAGCGTTCCTTGGCAGTTTCGAATCGCCAGGAGTCGGCTTTGTTCTGGGATACCATAAGGCCCCATTCTAAAATTTTCTTGTATAATTGGGCAATAGAGGAATAAGAAACAAACAATTCTTGCAGACCGGTATAGGGGATGTCGTACACCACGGTCGGTTCGATGGCTTCGGTCATCAAGCGTGTGGGTTCTTGTCTGAACAGGCTGATGATGCAAAATACCAAATCATCTTCACACGAAAAATGTTCGGTGATATCATGCCCGTTTTTGTAGTAATACTGACGTAACATTCCCGATTCGACATAATGGAAATGGCGGGCTATCCGGCCTTCTTCGAGGAGAAGTTCTCCTTTATCGACCCGGCGACACTCCATTATAGAAGCAAGTGCTTCCTGTTCCTCCGGATGCAGAGGATAATAACGTCTGGACAGAGTTCGTGTTATAGCTAAAGCAGTTTTCATATTTACCGGGAAAAAAGTATACAAAGAAAAGAAAAAGGGTTGAAAAAAAAGAGAATCGGAGCTTATAAAGTTCATCATAAAACGTAGGTATAATTTTTTCTTTCTATTCCGATTCCGGTTTTTATACCGTCAGACCGGTTCGCCTGGACCGGTCCGTTAAGGCTTTCCTTCACTGACCGGCGGAACTCGCTTCGCTCAGACACCACCGGTCGGGCGTTCGGAAACCCTAACCGGACACTCGTTCCCGCTCCAATGGTCTTCCGGCATAAAAACCTTCATCTCACGTTAACACGACCTGGCAAAGGAAGAATTAGAAAAATTTTATAGAATAAAATACCGGCTCACCTCTATCGGATTATGGATAATTGGGTTACTTTACCGGAAAATCTTTTTTCGCTGAAATTTATGGTTTTCAGGTCCGGTTTAGCTTGCCAGGTAGTGATAACGTAAGTCGGAGGTATTCGTGTTCGGGGACCATTGGAGCTCCGGCGAGTGTCGTCTTGCTTTTTCTGAACGCCCGGCCGGTGGTGTCTGAGCGAAGCGAGTTCCGCCGGTCAGTGAAAGAAAAAGCCAGATGACCGACAGAAGCGACCGCGTCCCCGAACACGAATACCGAAGACGAACAAGGACCGGAATAATTCTACGTTTTAACAGTTACAGAGGTTAGAGAAGTGAAGCTTTCACCGTTGTAACTAAAAAATGGGAGAGGATCAGCAAGAAGAGCGAAGTGCAAAAGAAGGTGTCTGAAAACAAACTATTCAAAAAAGAGTAATTTCTGGTCAAAGGAGGAATTTTGGTTAAAATTTACCTTTATTTGAATAATAATCACCCTTGATTTCAAACGTTAGCACGTATTTTTGATCCGTCGAAATAAATTAATCAATCAGATATCTATGAAAAAAATCTTATTTTCTGCAATTGCTCTGGCTGTTAGTTTGGCAGGGTATGCACAATGGAAACCTGCGGGCGATAAAATAAAAACCACGTGGGCAGAGCAAATCGATCCGAATAATGTACTTCCGGAATATCCCCGACCGATCATGGAACGGAAGGAATGGAAAAACCTGAACGGCTTGTGGGAATATGCCATCCGTCCGACGGGTACTCAGCAACCGGCAGACATGGACGGTCAGATATTGGTACCATTTGCCGTAGAATCGAGCCTCTCGGGTGTGATGAAGACTTTAGGCAAAGAAAACGAATTGTGGTATAGCCGGGAATTCACCGTTCCCTCCTCCTGGAAAGGCAAAAACATACTGCTGCACTTCGGGGCTGTCGACTGGCAAGCCGATGTTTGGGTAAACGGCGTTAAAATGGGACAACACCGGGGAGGATACACCCCCTTCTCTTTCGATATTACTCCGGTTTTAGCTAAAGGGAAAAACCAGATCACGGTAAAAGTATGGGATCCGAGCGACGAAGGTTATCAACCGAGAGGAAAACAGGTGAAACACCCGGACGGTATCTGGTACACTCCGGTCAGCGGAATCTGGCAAACGGTATGGATGGAACCTGTATCCGCCAACCACATCACCCGGCTGAAAACGACACCGGATATCGATAAAAAGATCCTGACCGTAGAAGCCCATACGGCAACCGGCAATCCTTCCGCCGTTGTTTCGGTAGTAGTATCGGAGGGAGGAAAGGTCGTAGCTACGGGAAAAGCCATGCAGGGCCAGCCCGTTCAGCTGGCGATCGAGAATGCCAGATTATGGAGTCCTGAAAATCCTTTCCTTTATGATATGAAAGTGACTCTGACCGACAATGGAAAAGTGATCGACGAAGTGAACAGCTACGCTGCCATGCGGAAATATTCTATCCGCCAAGGCGCAGACGGTATTACCCGTTTACAGCTGAACAATCGGAATGTTTTCCACTTCGGTCCGCTGGATCAGGGATGGTGGCCCGACGGATTATATACCGCTCCGACCGACGAAGCCCTGGTATACGACATCAAGAAAGTAAAAGATTTCGGATATAATATGATCCGTAAGCATGTAAAGGTAGAACCGGCACGCTGGTACACCCATTGCGACAAATTAGGCGTAATCGTATGGCAGGATATGCCGAATGGCGACAGAGGACCGGAATGGCAAAGCAGACAATATTTCAAAGGAGTAGAAATGGTCCATTCCGCCGAATCGGAAGCCAATTACCGCCGGGAATGGAAAGAAATCATCGACCTGCTGTATTCCAATCCTTGTGTAGGGGTATGGGTGCCCTTCAACGAATGCTGGGGACAATTCAAAACTCCCGATATCGCAGCCTGGACAAAAGCTTATGATCCGAGTCGTCTGGTCAATCCTGCCAGCGGTGGAAATCACTACACCTGCGGAGATATTCTCGACCTGCACAATTATCCGGATCCCGATTTATATCTCTACGATCCGATGCGGGCAACCGTATTAGGAGAATACGGCGGCATCGGACTGGTGATGAAAGACCACCTCTGGATGCCCGACAGAAACTGGGGATATGTGAAATTCAACAATCCGGAAGAAGTGACGACGGAGTATATCAAATATGCCGAACATTTACTTCAGTTGATCCCCCGGGGATTCTCTGCCGGCGTATATACCCAGATTACTGACGTCGAAGGAGAAGTCAATGGACTGATGACCTATGACAGAAAAGAAATCAAGGTAAACGAGAAAAAAATCCGGGAAATGAACCAAAAGATATGTAATTCCTTAAAATAAGAATACATACAAGATTTTAGACAGAACAGCGCGAAAGCGGTTTGTTTCTGTCGGACATCGGGAGAGGGCAGGGCAGACGCATTACTTAGGGATTTGGTGAAACTCCTTTTACCTACTTGATTGAGAGGTCGAAACGGGAAATAATCCCGTTTCTCCTACTCAATTAGCTTTTATCATTTCAGAATCCCGTTTTCTTACTTTAAAGTGCTTTCAGAAATTCTTCAGGATCAGCTGTTGCTCCGACAAGCCGGGCAACCACCTTCCCTTCGGGATCTATCAGTATCTTAGTAGGAAAAGAAGTGATATTATAAAGTTTCAATAGATCCTGTTCCTCCTTACCTTCATTGTTGAGGATTTGAGTCCAGGTCATACCATCTTCTTTTACCGCCTGTTTCCATAATTTTTTAGCCTGCTCCAGGTCCTTCATATTTTCATCGGCCACATTGACGAAGACTACCTTCCCGCTATATTTTTTATGTAACTCTTTCAAATGGGGATGGGAGGCCCGGCAAGGTCCGCACCAACTTCCCCAGAAATCGAGCAATACATATTTCCCTTTCAGCTTTTTCAAAGAAACGTCTTTACCATTCATATCCTTCTTCACAAAATCAGGTGCTATTGTGCCCGGACGATAAGGGCGGCCGGCATCCAATTTCCGTTTGAGTATTTTCCCATAAGCTGTACCTTGCAATTCCTGAGGAAGCTGATCATATATCCGTTCGGCCTCG
Coding sequences within it:
- a CDS encoding TonB-dependent receptor → MRYWIVLFLFCLGIGPAVQAQNKGVVKGRVFDLASNEAIPFANVVVYGTTLGGATDEEGRFRLENVPPGLVRLEVSSIGYQTLVTVGFLLGTAGERTENIGLEPASTTLEQVVVKASPYRKTVETPVSIQRIGIAEIEKNPGGNRDISKVVQSMPGVLSSPAFRNDFVVRGGGPAENRFYLDGVELPILNHFATQGASGGVVSIVNIDFVKEVNFFSGAFPASYGNMMSSMLEFRQIEGNPDRVKTRVTFGATDYGLSLDGPLAPKTTFIVSARRSYLKMLFGIIGLPFLPVYNDMQFKTVTRLNARNEWTLLGIGGYDINRLNTDLKNPDDHQKYLLDWLPESRQWSYTLGTTFKHYGNNWYHFFVLSRSGLYNKVEKYTGNDRHNPKTIDYRSGESENKFRFEHHRYAANGFKLQVGAGIEYAHYDNTTARRLFAAGEAIDQYYSRALNMWKWAVFGQVSRSFFSERLALSLGLRADGCNYTGKTAALYRQISPRFSFSYAFDERWSLNGNIGRYYQLPAYTTLGFADAGGVLVNKRNKTGYIGADHYVLGVEYRPGTTTRITLEGFYKTYDHYPVSLTDSVALANKGTDYVAVGDEAVRPVGEGRAYGLELMLRTQEFYGVVASLAYTWYYSEFKQLDENLQNTRRYIPSSWDNRHIFSLTATRRIGKSWDLGFKWRYVAGGPYTPYDRETSARIEAWEAKHQPYYDYSRFNTQRLPAFHQLDVRVDKSFFFRKWSLIFYADIQNIYNYKALGPDELVPVENPDGSYRKDPDREGYYQMRSIKNELGGTVLPSVGVIVDF
- a CDS encoding HAD family hydrolase encodes the protein MKNVVFDLGGVVVDWSPERLMEEYTGDRAMPVSLFERGFFRKFWPDYDRGTIDQVNIVREMSVFSGRPYAECWDFVEFIKHSLRDIPQTQCLIKELAGKGYRLFCLSNMSLEFYDYLKEREVFRYFEGQIISAHEKLIKPEKEIYRILIDRFQAYPEDTLFIDDLKENVDAARQLGFHTVHFADKEKGYREINKILCSEF
- a CDS encoding glycoside hydrolase family 2 protein, with protein sequence MKKILFSAIALAVSLAGYAQWKPAGDKIKTTWAEQIDPNNVLPEYPRPIMERKEWKNLNGLWEYAIRPTGTQQPADMDGQILVPFAVESSLSGVMKTLGKENELWYSREFTVPSSWKGKNILLHFGAVDWQADVWVNGVKMGQHRGGYTPFSFDITPVLAKGKNQITVKVWDPSDEGYQPRGKQVKHPDGIWYTPVSGIWQTVWMEPVSANHITRLKTTPDIDKKILTVEAHTATGNPSAVVSVVVSEGGKVVATGKAMQGQPVQLAIENARLWSPENPFLYDMKVTLTDNGKVIDEVNSYAAMRKYSIRQGADGITRLQLNNRNVFHFGPLDQGWWPDGLYTAPTDEALVYDIKKVKDFGYNMIRKHVKVEPARWYTHCDKLGVIVWQDMPNGDRGPEWQSRQYFKGVEMVHSAESEANYRREWKEIIDLLYSNPCVGVWVPFNECWGQFKTPDIAAWTKAYDPSRLVNPASGGNHYTCGDILDLHNYPDPDLYLYDPMRATVLGEYGGIGLVMKDHLWMPDRNWGYVKFNNPEEVTTEYIKYAEHLLQLIPRGFSAGVYTQITDVEGEVNGLMTYDRKEIKVNEKKIREMNQKICNSLK
- a CDS encoding MATE family efflux transporter, whose product is MSYFTPYKEHYKALIRLGIPIVIGQIGIVVVGLADNMMVGQYATLDLAAASFVNSAFNIPILFGLGFSYGLTPLVGQFFGRHDKYHVGQLLRNSLLVNLFIGLLLTLAMTVVWFNIDRLGQPEELLPLIRPYFLLQLASLVFVMLFNSFKQFADGITDTKTPMYIMISANLVNIAGNYILIYGKFGLPALGVVGAGISTLTARILMFAAFAVLFYRSLRYRRYLVGYKRGKYNFTDILSLNKMGWMVGLQMGLETALFSITGIMIGWLGSIALAAHQVMVAISTLGFMIYYGVGAAVSVRVSNYFGRQELLHVRRTTMAGFHLILCLAVCACTVFLFSRELIGYLFTTSEEVIRVVSTLVYILLAYQFGDALQITYANSLRGIGDVISMAVISFIGYFLIAMPVCYICGFVLEWGITGIWIGYPIGLTLTGVMLCGRYYWKLKTKTQSKEFY
- a CDS encoding Crp/Fnr family transcriptional regulator — protein: MKTALAITRTLSRRYYPLHPEEQEALASIMECRRVDKGELLLEEGRIARHFHYVESGMLRQYYYKNGHDITEHFSCEDDLVFCIISLFRQEPTRLMTEAIEPTVVYDIPYTGLQELFVSYSSIAQLYKKILEWGLMVSQNKADSWRFETAKERYKRFLKDFPEAAKRAPISHIASYLLMTPETLSRVRAEIFQE